The Apium graveolens cultivar Ventura chromosome 11, ASM990537v1, whole genome shotgun sequence genome has a window encoding:
- the LOC141695895 gene encoding CENP-B homolog protein 2-like, whose protein sequence is MIEWYTTDTYNINFVLQYTPMSSHHLKGVKKSAITDKIRSAICEYKKENPGVSQKDLQAWVHQKYDLDISQSTISNTLKRASEYLSDERKQSDVKKHKSAKYPELEKVLFEWFLQRQDKVNMSGEIIQEKGKELMKKMYGESNSDFSFSSGWLERFKARYGIKSYRRFGESGSVMMENIENALPGIRSKLDQFQLKDIYNMDETGLFYRLEADHSLATKQLEGRKKDKERITVVVCCNGDGSDKVPLWIIGKYANPRCFKNVNINNLNCVYRFNKKAWMTGLLFQEFVTWFDSKMNGRKVLLIVDNCPAHPKIVEGLRNTELFFLPPNTTSKIQPCDAGIIRAFKVHYRRRLYSSMLQSLEVNATNPEKVNILNAISFANMAWNIDVKITTIANCFRHCKIRSEENDEQELGEINEGVEGLNEVISNLRYRNVMDVEHLLNYPNENDAVMESPTDEEIIESVMSTDEGTDPEPDDSNVIPSVSSKEAFQALTTLNNYLLQHEQNIPGVIFALHKVKDEINFGFGGKKKQATIDSYFNKN, encoded by the coding sequence ATGATAGAATGGTACACTACAGACACATACAATATCAACTTTGTTTTACAGTATACACCAATGTCTTCGCATCATCTAAAAGGAGTGAAAAAATCAGCAATCACAGATAAGATAAGGAGTGCTATTTGTGAATATAAAAAGGAGAATCCAGGTGTAAGCCAGAAAGATTTACAAGCATGGGTACATCAAAAATATGACTTAGATATCAGTCAATCAACTATATCAAACACACTCAAGAGAGCCTCGGAATACTTGTCCGACGAGAGGAAACAAAGTGATGTCAAAAAACACAAATCAGCAAAATATCCAGAGTTAGAGAAAGTTTTGTTTGAGTGGTTTCTTCAAAGGCAAGATAAAGTTAATATGTCTGGAGAAATCATTCAAGAAAAAGGAAAGGAGCTAATGAAGAAAATGTATGGGGAAAGTAATTCCGATTTTAGCTTTTCCAGTGGATGGTTAGAACGTTTCAAGGCAAGATATGGAATCAAATCTTATCGGCGTTTTGGTGAAAGTGGTTCAGTGATGATGGAGAACATTGAAAATGCATTGCCAGGCATCCGATCAAAATTGGATCAATTTCAGTTGAAAGATATTTATAACATGGATGAAACGGGATTATTCTATCGACTTGAAGCTGACCATTCACTAGCTACCAAACAGCTAGAGGGCCGCAAAAAAGATAAAGAGAGAATCACTGTAGTTGTGTGTTGCAACGGTGATGGGTCTGACAAAGTTCCACTTTGGATCATTGGTAAGTACGCCAATCCTAGGTGCTTTAAAAATGTGAATATAAACAATCTTAATTGTGTGTATCGTTTTAACAAGAAGGCTTGGATGACTGGCTTGCTTTTTCAAGAATTTGTTACTTGGTTTGATAGTAAAATGAATGGCAGGAAGGTACTTTTGATTGTTGACAATTGTCCTGCTCATCCAAAAATAGTTGAAGGCTTGAGAAATACAGAGTTGTTCTTTCTACCTCCTAACACAACATCTAAGATTCAACCATGCGATGCTGGAATTATTCGAGCATTTAAAGTTCACTATCGGCGTCGTCTATATTCTAGCATGTTGCAAAGTCTTGAAGTTAATGCAACAAATCCTGAAAAAGTTAATATCTTGAATGCTATTAGTTTTGCTAACATGGCTTGGAATATTGATGTGAAAATAACCACAATTGCAAATTGTTTTCGGCATTGCAAGATTCGTTcagaagaaaatgatgaacaaGAACTTGGAGAAATAAATGAAGGTGTCGAAGGATTAAATGAAGTTATCTCTAATTTACGATATAGGAATGTGATGGATGTCGAGCATCTCTTAAACTATCCAAACGAGAATGATGCGGTTATGGAATCACCTACGGATGAAGAAATCATTGAGTCGGTAATGAGCACTGATGAAGGGACTGATCCTGAACCCGACGATAGCAATGTCATCCCAAGCGTGTCATCAAAGGAAGCATTTCAAGCACTCACCACTTTGAACAATTACTTGTTACAACACGAGCAAAACATACCAGGAGTTATTTTTGCTTTACATAAAGTCAAGGACGAGATTAATTTTGGCTTTGGTGGAAAGAAGAAACAAGCTACAATAGattcatattttaataagaattaa